In Patescibacteria group bacterium, the following proteins share a genomic window:
- the rpsU gene encoding 30S ribosomal protein S21, with amino-acid sequence MIEVKRKNEERFDVMLRRFNREVQQSGILSVAKEKRYFKKEDNRGKIRKSAIRKRYIQSLKRGY; translated from the coding sequence TTGATCGAGGTTAAAAGAAAGAACGAAGAGCGATTTGATGTTATGCTTCGAAGATTCAACCGCGAAGTTCAGCAAAGTGGTATTCTTTCTGTTGCAAAAGAAAAAAGATACTTCAAGAAAGAAGATAATCGCGGAAAAATTCGAAAATCAGCAATTCGTAAACGATATATTCAATCCCTGAAGCGCGGATATTAA
- a CDS encoding HDIG domain-containing metalloprotein produces the protein MKKIKIEIKYLAVFSMLLACVFFVSFLIVNSINNYFDSLAVRILLMAILAIVFSVIISYGLSILSTTVKDAMITLRRMLTVQNLSNPLLMKLAEKAPGTYHHSMNVSNIAQNAARKIGANSLLVRTASYYHDIGKLKDPGTFIENQSHNEIPQDENAEYIRNIAKRIISHVTEGIKVAKDNSLPEEIIDLIAEHHGTTRVLYCFEKAKERGLKIKRTDFRYPGPVPQSPESVILMLADCVEAAARASENLSHATIKKIVESTIEEKLAEKQIGRANISETNLAKIKNSLIESLDAIYHQRIKLEQE, from the coding sequence ATGAAAAAAATAAAAATAGAAATTAAATATCTTGCTGTTTTTTCCATGCTTCTTGCGTGCGTGTTTTTTGTTTCTTTTTTAATTGTTAACTCGATTAATAATTATTTTGATTCCCTGGCCGTAAGAATACTTCTGATGGCGATTCTCGCAATTGTATTTTCTGTGATAATTTCATACGGCCTCTCAATACTTTCGACTACGGTTAAAGACGCAATGATCACATTGCGCCGGATGCTAACCGTTCAAAACTTATCCAATCCTCTCCTTATGAAGCTTGCGGAAAAAGCACCTGGCACATACCACCATTCCATGAACGTCTCAAATATCGCACAAAATGCCGCTAGAAAAATCGGCGCTAATTCGCTTCTTGTACGCACAGCATCGTATTATCATGACATCGGCAAGCTCAAAGACCCAGGGACCTTTATTGAGAACCAATCTCACAATGAAATCCCTCAAGATGAAAATGCAGAGTATATTCGTAACATCGCAAAAAGAATTATCTCTCACGTCACAGAAGGCATTAAGGTTGCAAAAGACAATTCACTTCCTGAAGAAATCATCGATCTCATCGCCGAACACCATGGCACCACCCGGGTCTTGTACTGCTTTGAAAAAGCAAAAGAGCGGGGCCTTAAAATCAAGCGAACTGATTTTCGCTATCCCGGTCCGGTTCCTCAGTCGCCAGAATCGGTAATCTTAATGTTGGCTGATTGTGTCGAAGCCGCAGCCAGGGCTTCAGAAAATTTATCACATGCAACAATCAAAAAAATAGTTGAATCTACAATCGAAGAAAAACTTGCTGAGAAACAAATTGGTAGAGCAAACATCTCCGAAACAAACCTTGCAAAAATTAAAAATTCTTTAATTGAATCACTAGATGCAATATACCACCAAAGAATAAAACTGGAACAAGAATGA
- a CDS encoding histidine triad nucleotide-binding protein, whose translation MPEDCIFCKIAKKEIPTEIVFEDEDFIAFKDVKPKAPIHVILIPKMHIGPHFSVSEEHGELLGKMMIAAAEIARIVGVDRSGYRLVMNSGPDSGMEIDHLHMHILGGGQLGPIA comes from the coding sequence ATGCCCGAAGATTGTATTTTTTGTAAAATTGCGAAAAAAGAGATTCCAACCGAGATTGTATTTGAAGATGAAGACTTTATTGCTTTTAAAGATGTCAAGCCGAAAGCCCCAATTCATGTCATCTTAATTCCCAAAATGCACATTGGGCCGCATTTTTCGGTCTCTGAGGAGCATGGTGAACTTTTGGGTAAGATGATGATTGCGGCTGCCGAGATTGCCAGAATAGTCGGGGTTGATAGATCCGGCTATAGGCTAGTCATGAATTCTGGGCCAGATTCAGGAATGGAAATTGATCATCTGCACATGCACATTTTGGGCGGTGGGCAACTTGGCCCGATCGCCTAG
- the ybeY gene encoding rRNA maturation RNase YbeY: MKVEIIGKGGLENKEIVEFIDDISKKIGIATTDAILEIVFVSEDEIRKLNSTFRKINKETDVLSFPQISINGNIPIFGSIVICEKIGKDRGETTEELLSHGFLHLTGYDHETNQSKWDEIEAKIT; the protein is encoded by the coding sequence ATGAAAGTCGAAATCATTGGCAAGGGAGGCCTAGAAAATAAAGAGATTGTTGAATTTATTGATGATATCTCTAAAAAAATTGGAATCGCCACAACCGACGCAATACTCGAAATTGTGTTCGTGTCAGAAGATGAAATACGGAAGTTAAATTCAACTTTTCGAAAAATTAATAAAGAAACTGATGTATTGTCTTTTCCGCAGATTTCAATCAATGGAAATATTCCGATATTTGGATCGATTGTTATTTGCGAAAAAATCGGTAAAGATAGGGGAGAGACCACAGAAGAACTACTTTCACATGGTTTCCTTCATCTTACTGGATACGACCACGAAACAAATCAAAGTAAGTGGGATGAAATAGAGGCAAAAATTACATGA
- a CDS encoding diacylglycerol kinase family protein codes for MKRFDFKKFIRSFHYAFRGVIRLLLTEQNARIHLTLTIVAGILAYLFGITRVEAAILFIAVIMVFAMEIINTSFEKLCDLIDQNHNPIIARVKDGMAGAVLIASVIAAVVAFIIFVPYLRDIVH; via the coding sequence ATGAAAAGATTTGATTTTAAAAAATTTATTCGAAGTTTTCACTATGCGTTTCGGGGCGTAATCAGACTGCTTCTTACCGAACAAAATGCACGGATACACCTGACGCTCACCATTGTTGCTGGGATTCTCGCATATTTATTTGGCATCACCAGAGTAGAAGCGGCAATTTTATTTATCGCCGTAATTATGGTCTTTGCCATGGAAATCATCAACACATCGTTTGAAAAGCTGTGCGATTTAATAGACCAAAACCATAATCCTATTATTGCTAGAGTAAAAGACGGCATGGCCGGCGCAGTATTGATTGCTTCAGTTATTGCCGCAGTAGTTGCCTTTATTATTTTTGTACCGTACCTAAGAGATATTGTTCACTAA
- a CDS encoding GatB/YqeY domain-containing protein translates to MALSEQINTDFIAAYKDKDEAKSSVLRMLKSSIKNEEIAQKTSLSDDDVIKIIQREIKQRNDSIAEYDKGGRPDLSEKEKAEIDILNKYLPTQLSDDEIEAIVRKVAENESDFGKIMGAVMPQVAGKADGNRVSAVVRKVLK, encoded by the coding sequence ATGGCCTTAAGCGAGCAAATAAATACCGATTTTATCGCTGCCTATAAAGATAAAGATGAAGCTAAATCATCCGTTTTAAGAATGCTTAAAAGCTCAATTAAAAACGAGGAAATAGCCCAAAAAACCAGCCTAAGCGATGATGATGTAATTAAGATTATCCAACGTGAAATCAAGCAGAGAAATGATTCAATAGCAGAATACGACAAGGGAGGAAGGCCTGATCTTTCAGAGAAAGAAAAGGCAGAAATCGACATTTTGAACAAGTATTTACCAACCCAGCTTTCTGATGATGAGATCGAAGCGATAGTTAGAAAAGTTGCCGAAAACGAGAGCGACTTCGGTAAAATTATGGGCGCCGTGATGCCTCAAGTAGCAGGCAAGGCTGACGGTAATCGTGTCTCTGCTGTTGTTCGCAAAGTTCTCAAGTAA